CGGCGGACACAGTTTTGAAGGGTTTTCAACCAATGATGGCGGCTTAATGCTGGATTTGTCGAGTATGAATAAGCCGAAATACGATAAAGCGACTAAGCTTCTGACCATTCAACCGGGCGCAAAACTTGGCGGGGTGTATGAATATTTGCACCAATACGGGCGCATGATTCCTGCTGGTTCTTGTGCTGGCGTTGGCGTGGCGGGTCTAACACTGGGCGGCGGCTACGGCTTTTTTGCACGGCAATTGGGCTTAACCTGCGACAGCTTACAACGTGTGCGCATGGTGGATGGCAAAGGCAAACTGCACGATTCCAGCACTAACCCCGAACTGTTATGGGCGTGCAAAGGTGGCGGCAATGGCAATTTCGGCATTATTACCGAGCTGGAGTTTAAAACCCACCCTGCCCCAACCCATTTTAGTAGCTACCGTTATAAATACCGCAATCTGACACCCGCGAGCGCTACCCAATTAGCGGAACGCTGGTTTGAATGGATGAAAACCTTACCCAACACCGCCTATTCCTCATGGGTATTGAATGGCAAGCACGTGACAGTGATTGTGACCGATACCAGCAGCACCCCATCAGCCGCCCTGAAAACCATTCTCGCCAAACTCAAAGCGGGCGCAACCGAAGTCATGACACCCCGTAAGGATGCATTTCTACGCGGCATCCAACGCTACAAAGGCGGTGTTGAGCCAATGTATTTTAAGAATGTTTCCGCTGGCTATTACAACGGGTTCAGTGACATAAAAGCACTGTTACCCACCATTTGCCAGCAAATCGGTGCAGCTAAACTCACCACTATTTTGCAAATCAACACCTTGGGCGGCGCGATTAACAACCCCGCGCTAGAAACGACGGCAGCTTACCCCCACCGCGCCTTTGGCTATCTCGGTGAATTGCAAACCTATTACGACAAAGCCACGCAAACCAAATTAGCGGAGCAAATTGTACGTGATATTCAAGGAAAGCTAACGGCAAGCGGCATCAAAGCCCATTACCGCAATTACCCGGATGCCGAATTGCCTAATTGGGAAACCGCGTATTATGGCAAGTCCTACCCGCGCTTACAGGCATTAAAGCGCCAATTCGACCCGGATAACCTGATCCGTCACCCGCAAAGCGTCAAACTTTGAGGATGTCTGCCAACTGCCAGATACACGCATCCGCATTGCGTTGCTGAATTTCGAGCCGTAAACCATTTTCCTGCGCTGCGAGTAAACCTTCCAGCAAACGAATATGGCGAACCCGCAATTTGAGCAGTTCCATGCTTTGGGTCATTGGTGATAACAGTTCTTCAGCTTCATGGATATTGTCGTACACATGCCGCCGGACTTGTTCGGCGTAAGCGATAATGCTGCCACAATCGTCGTATTGCGCGGCAACTTTGCTGGTGTGCAAGCCGTGACTATCCGCATCGTCTTCCACACGCGGGTCACGTTTGCTGGCTGCCGAAAGCTCACGAATTTGCTGGCGAACTTGCGCAAGTTCATGACGATTATCCCGAATGATTTGCTTATTGGTTTCGAGTTGCGCCAGCATTTGCTGGTAAACATTTAGCGCTGATGCTAACACCACATCGTTTGTGGGAGCTGGGGGAATCGGCGGCGGTTCAGAGACCACTTCAGGTTCAGGTGCTGCTTCAGTTGTTTCTGTTTCTGGTGCAACATATTCGTCATCAGGTGCGGTATAGGTTTTGTTATTATCCGACATTAGGCAGATCCTCTGTGATTAATCACCGCATAATCCTGAATTCGGGCTTTATTGTCTGTAGCGGGGTTTATAGACCACCGTGATCTTCAGATAATCGGCAAGTTGACCAAGAATCGACAAAAAAATCCCCGCCAAGGTGCGTATCCATTGGCGGGGAAAGTGCTTGGAGTGTGCCAAGTGAAAGAAAAGTATCTACGGTTTATTGACCGCCACAAAGCGGGTTTGTTCACCCTGCATAATCAACATTGCAATGGGTTTACCGGCAGGCGCGGCTTGTACCGCCGTTTTAAGGTCAGCCGCTGATGTCACCGGCTGATTGTTGACGGAAACAATCACATCCCCCACGCTCAACCCGGCCTGTTCAGCAGGACCATCAGCCATGACTTGCTCGACTACCACGCCATGGCTTAACTTACTGGATTTCAGCTCCTCACTGCTTAATGTTGACACCATTAAGCCCAGCATCCCGCTTTCACCTTGCGTTTTAGCGACTGGCGAGGTTTCTTCCTTGTCATCGCCGAGTTTGGCAATGGTGACATTTAAGGTTTTCTCTGCCCCTGCCCGCAGGAGTTTGAGCGGCACTTGCGTACCCACTGGGGTATTGCCTACCAATAAAGGTAAATCAGAGGACGATTTCACCTTGCCCTCACCAAAACCCACGATAACATCACCGGCTTGCACGCCCGCTTTATCGGCAGGGCTACCCGCTTGGACACTGGAAACCAGTGCGCCATCCGGCTGATTCAAGTTGAAAGAGCTGGCTAAATCCTGGCTCATATCCTGAATCGCCACACCCAACCAACCCCGGTCAACCTTACCTTTGCTCTTGAGTTGCTCGATGACGGTTTTTGCCACGTTTATCGGAATCGCAAACGAGATGCCCATATAGCCACCGCTGCGGCTATAAATTTGCGAGTTGACCCCGATTACCCGTCCACTGAGATCAAACAACGGGCCGCCAGAGTTACCGGGGTTCACGGCCACATCGGTCTGAATAAACGGCACATACGTGCCATCCGGTAGACTCCGTGACAAAGCACTGACAATGCCTTGGGTCGCGGTAAGATCCAAGCCAAACGGCGCACCAATTGCCACTACCCACTGCCCTACTTCCAAGGCATTGGAATCACCGAGTTGCACCGTCGGCAAGTTTTCCGCTTTGACTTTCAGCACGGCAATATCACTGAGGATGTCGATGCCAATGACTTCAGCAGGCAACTCGCGACGGTCATTCAAGCCCACCAAAATGGATTTCGCGTCTTCCACCACGTGTGCATTGGTAACAACGTAGCCATCCGCTGAAATAATAAACCCTGAACCGGAAGCTCTGGCGCGGCGTGATTCTGGCTCTTCACCACCGGGTAAGCCCCGGAAAAAACGTTCCAACTCTGGTGGCAAGTCATCTGGCAAACCGCCCATGCGTTTAGATGCTGCCGACGCTTCCACGCTGATATTGACCACTGCCGGGCTATTTTGTTTGATCAGTGTGGTCAATTCCGGTAACGCACCTGCACTGGGGGCTGGTGCTGGGGCGGTAACAGGTGCGGCAACTAACGGCGCTGCTGCCGGGGCTTGCTGCAAGGGAAAGGTGCTGGCGGTTTCTGCCAACACTGGCACGATCCCACCCAATACCAATGCTGAACTCATCAGCAAACCTGCGCCTACTACCCGCTGTTTACGTGTGAACATGAATCACTTACTCCTGTGCAATATGCTGTGTTATAGCCAATATAGTGACAGAAACAACATTACCAAGGGTTTGCGGGAAGGTTACGGAATTGTCATGTTCAGATGTCAGGAAGTGTTTTATGCTTGCGCTATGAATATCCTAATCGTTGAAGATGACCGCCAAACCGCCAGTTTCATCCAGAAAGGCTTGATAGAAAGTGGCTACATTGTTGATCACGCTGCTGATGGCGAGGATGGTCTGCACCTTGCCCGGCAAGGTAACTACGACGTACTGATTGTCGACCGGATGTTGCCAAAACGCGATGGTCTTTCCTTAATCCAGACCCTGCGTGCGCAAGGGATGCAAACGCCCGTGCTGATCTTGAGCGCCTTAGGCGATGTCGATCACCGCGTCGAAGGCTTGCGTGCCGGTGGCGATGATTATCTGGTGAAACCTTACGCTTTCAGCGAGTTGCTGGCACGCTTGCAAGCCTTATTGCGTCGCACCCAGCCCGCGCAAGAATACACCACGCTCAAGGTTCGGGATTTGGAAATGGACTTGCTCAAACGCCGCGTTACCCGTGGCGGCACAGTGATTCCCCTGCAACCGCGCGAATTCAATCTGCTCGAATACCTGATGCGCCACGCTGGGCAAGTCGTCACCCGCACCATGTTGCTGGAAAAAGTCTGGGACTACCATTTCGACCCGCAAACCAATGTGATTGATGTCCATATCAGCCGGTTGCGGAGCAAAGTAGACAAGGATTTCGACACACCATTGCTACACACCATCCGGGGTGCGGGGTATTTGTTGCATGACCCGCAAACTGCTTAACACCTCGGTTTTCCGGCTATCGCTGGTATACGCCTTACTGTTTAGCGCCGTGGCAGCGGGCGCACTGGGCTACATTTACTGGATGGCAAAGGGGCAAATGGAACAGCAAACCGATGCCCGCTTACAACTCGAAACCGATGCCCTGCTCAACCTGTACCGCCGCCTTGCCTTTGAAGGTTTGAGCGGGGCAATCACCATGCGTAACAGTGAAAATGGCTCACGCTACCTGATTTCCCGCCTGATTCACCGCAGCGAGCAGGATTTGACCCGCGACCTCGAATTTGAAGATTTTACCCAAAGCTCCAAACAGATCGTCGCCAGCTTACCGTTTAGTTTGATTAGCGGCGAAAAACGCCATTCCGAACCTGCCCGGATGATGCTGACGCTGTTACCGGGGGGCTATCAATTATTGGTGGTCACTGACCTAAAAGAACAGCAGACCCTGCAAGCCCGTTTATTGCAAACCGTCTTAGCCGCTATCGGCATTATTGTGGCATTAGCCTTAGCGGGCGGGATATTCATGAGCCACAATGTGCAACGCCGTCTCAATGCGGTGGGACACACTGCCAATGAGATTATGAGCGGCGACCTCACACGGCGGATGCCCGTGACCCGACGTAATGATGAATTCGACAGCCTCAGCCGTGTCCTCAACACCATGTTGGCAAGGATCGAACACCTGATGCAAAGTATGCGGGATGTCACCGACAACCTCGCGCAC
The window above is part of the Thiothrix winogradskyi genome. Proteins encoded here:
- a CDS encoding FAD-binding oxidoreductase → MSTTTNVSRRKFLCDALTLAASIPAFYFPLTASADSRAPVSNANVRFLLRNDADYAKHRQIFNKRITAMPKIIAVCANETGVQAAIAYAQQAKLPIAVKSGGHSFEGFSTNDGGLMLDLSSMNKPKYDKATKLLTIQPGAKLGGVYEYLHQYGRMIPAGSCAGVGVAGLTLGGGYGFFARQLGLTCDSLQRVRMVDGKGKLHDSSTNPELLWACKGGGNGNFGIITELEFKTHPAPTHFSSYRYKYRNLTPASATQLAERWFEWMKTLPNTAYSSWVLNGKHVTVIVTDTSSTPSAALKTILAKLKAGATEVMTPRKDAFLRGIQRYKGGVEPMYFKNVSAGYYNGFSDIKALLPTICQQIGAAKLTTILQINTLGGAINNPALETTAAYPHRAFGYLGELQTYYDKATQTKLAEQIVRDIQGKLTASGIKAHYRNYPDAELPNWETAYYGKSYPRLQALKRQFDPDNLIRHPQSVKL
- a CDS encoding DegQ family serine endoprotease, producing the protein MFTRKQRVVGAGLLMSSALVLGGIVPVLAETASTFPLQQAPAAAPLVAAPVTAPAPAPSAGALPELTTLIKQNSPAVVNISVEASAASKRMGGLPDDLPPELERFFRGLPGGEEPESRRARASGSGFIISADGYVVTNAHVVEDAKSILVGLNDRRELPAEVIGIDILSDIAVLKVKAENLPTVQLGDSNALEVGQWVVAIGAPFGLDLTATQGIVSALSRSLPDGTYVPFIQTDVAVNPGNSGGPLFDLSGRVIGVNSQIYSRSGGYMGISFAIPINVAKTVIEQLKSKGKVDRGWLGVAIQDMSQDLASSFNLNQPDGALVSSVQAGSPADKAGVQAGDVIVGFGEGKVKSSSDLPLLVGNTPVGTQVPLKLLRAGAEKTLNVTIAKLGDDKEETSPVAKTQGESGMLGLMVSTLSSEELKSSKLSHGVVVEQVMADGPAEQAGLSVGDVIVSVNNQPVTSAADLKTAVQAAPAGKPIAMLIMQGEQTRFVAVNKP
- a CDS encoding response regulator transcription factor, with protein sequence MNILIVEDDRQTASFIQKGLIESGYIVDHAADGEDGLHLARQGNYDVLIVDRMLPKRDGLSLIQTLRAQGMQTPVLILSALGDVDHRVEGLRAGGDDYLVKPYAFSELLARLQALLRRTQPAQEYTTLKVRDLEMDLLKRRVTRGGTVIPLQPREFNLLEYLMRHAGQVVTRTMLLEKVWDYHFDPQTNVIDVHISRLRSKVDKDFDTPLLHTIRGAGYLLHDPQTA
- a CDS encoding sensor histidine kinase, with amino-acid sequence MTRKLLNTSVFRLSLVYALLFSAVAAGALGYIYWMAKGQMEQQTDARLQLETDALLNLYRRLAFEGLSGAITMRNSENGSRYLISRLIHRSEQDLTRDLEFEDFTQSSKQIVASLPFSLISGEKRHSEPARMMLTLLPGGYQLLVVTDLKEQQTLQARLLQTVLAAIGIIVALALAGGIFMSHNVQRRLNAVGHTANEIMSGDLTRRMPVTRRNDEFDSLSRVLNTMLARIEHLMQSMRDVTDNLAHDLRNPLNRLRNRLETSQFQPSAQTDYPQLIQDTIVEVDELIKTFNALLSIAQIESSAQRQDWAEVDLTLLIEELADLYTAVAEEQNLTLSYHAAPGLQIHGNRQLLAQAITNLLDNAVKYIPAGGEIHLAATQQAGNITITVADNGPGIPKAQREQVFQRFTRLDNARSTPGNGLGLSLVKAVAELHGATVQLDDNHPGLKASILISR